In Temnothorax longispinosus isolate EJ_2023e unplaced genomic scaffold, Tlon_JGU_v1 HiC_scaffold_15, whole genome shotgun sequence, the following are encoded in one genomic region:
- the LOC139823629 gene encoding uncharacterized protein, giving the protein MEKNAIILSTNYLLQALSSTTEIYVDGTFSVLPRKPHIAQLYSVHIRYMDTGIATLFILCDVRTTTLYDALWDKITQLVPQLEQNIKFIMSDFETAAVKSLNKKFPSANLTGCWFHFNQAVLRKWRKLRLSNIPKTVLSMTMTLPLLPPNMFQEALLIIQTEADLLAGEHPDILQFMSYLRLTWSNMASKISTYHCPVRTNNIVESFHNIAVQKLGTRNINIWTFLDKLSYLITDQELDLRRLNNGVRSRRPHTRANREFDSKIRNAQEDLVNKGIILLFYNYIVSQNVEYKICV; this is encoded by the exons atggaaaaaaatgcaataattttatcaactaATTATTTACTGCAAGCATTGTCTTCTACTACTGAAATCTATGTAGATGGAACTTTTTCT GTTCTTCCACGCAAACCTCATATTGCGCAGCTTTACTCGGTCCATATACGATACATGGATacg GGTATTGCaacattattcatattatgtGATGTACGTACAACAACTTTGTATGATGCTTTATGGGATAAAATTACACAACTAGTACCACAACTTGAACAAAACATTAAGTTTATTATGAGCGATTTTGAAACAGCTGCAGTAAAATCACTGAATAAGAAGTTTCCTAGTGCTAACTTAACTGGATGTTGGTTCCATTTCAATcag gCTGTACTACGTAAATGGCGAAAACTGCGCCTTTCAAATATTCCAAAAACGGTACTTTCAATGACTATGACATTGCCTTTGTTACCACCAAATATGTTTCAAGaagctttattaataatacaaactGAAGCAGACCTACTTGCTGGTGAACATCcagatattttacaattcaTGTCATATTTAAGACTTACCTGGTCAAATATGGCATCGAAAATTAGTACCTATCATTGTCCTGTACGTACGAATAACATAGTAGAAAGTTTCCATAATATTGCAGTACAGAAATTAGGAAcaagaaatattaacatatggACATTcttag ATAAATTATCTTACTTAATTACTGATCAAGAATTAGATTTACGTCGATTAAACAATGGTGTTAGATCTCGACGACCTCATACAAGGGCAAATAGAGAATTTGATTCTAAAATTAGAAATGCGCAAGAAGATTTAGTTAATAaaggtattattttattattttataattatatagtgtCCCAGAATGTTGAGTACAAAATTTGTGTATAG
- the LOC139823630 gene encoding uncharacterized protein, with protein sequence MFTTNYNVFQMEQMASLEDADLTNGEQVDLELFSDNLNETFQTRKQNMRRKSRHLYRNLHSRREEQTVSAASTDNSENSSNIPTLTHEQSETNISDSEEHNRSRSGHRSLHSEGEEQNVSAISTDDDRENSSNIQIISPEHSEINIIADSVSQLDRFQSIQTNIHSQGEEHNVSAISADDELIYEVPEDDYFYLNERSTEDGPFHTVNWNLDNESTSKEESSIDNCTVCLVEERTHAFVPCGHLACCSSCIERLEANRCPICNVIYEDCIRIIKP encoded by the exons ATGTTTACGACAAACtataatgtttttcaaatGGAACAAATGGCCTCATTAGAAG atGCTGATTTAACAAATGGTGAACAAGTAGACTTAGAGTTATTCTCagataatttaaatgaaaCTTTTCAGACAC gAAAGCAAAATATGAGACGTAAGTCTCgacatttatatagaaatttacaTAGTCGAAGAGAAGAACAAACTGTATCTGCAGCAAGTACAG ataatagcgaaaattcttcaaatatacCGACATTAACGCATGAACAATCTGAAACTAATATTAGTGATTCAGAAGAGCATAACAGATCTCGATCTGGACATAGAAGTTTACATAGTGAAGGAGAGGAACAAAATGTATCTGCAATAAGTACAg acGACGATAGAGaaaattcttcaaatatacAGATAATATCACCTGAACACTCtgagattaatattattgctgATTCAGTAAGCCAACTTGACAGATTTCAATCCATACAGACAAATATACATAGTCAAGGAGAGGAACACAATGTATCTGCAATAAGTGCAg ACGATGAATTAATATATGAGGTGCCGGAGGATGATTATTTCTACTTAAACGAAAGAAGTACAGAAGATGGTCCGTTTCACACCGTAAATTGGAATCTGGATAATGAAAGCACTTCAAAAGAAGAATCTTCCATAGATAATTGTACAGTGTGTCTTGTTGAAGAACGCACGCACGCTTTTGTACCTTGCGGTCATCTCGCTTGTTGCTCCTCATGTATCGAACGTTTGGAAGCCAATCGATGTCCAATATGTAACGTGATATATGAAGACTGTATAAGAATCATAAAACCGTAA